Genomic DNA from Coregonus clupeaformis isolate EN_2021a chromosome 9, ASM2061545v1, whole genome shotgun sequence:
GAGGAAGCCACACTGTTACTGTGCCTGGGTCTCGTCTCTGTTTAGACTGAGTCAACGTTTGCCACTGGACCAGCCATGTCTGGAGACTAATGGCACAGAACACACTGATGCCTCCATCTCCACATCCCCGACTGACCAAGACTACTACCAGGTCTACCAGACACCTGTACTTGGTGAGAGCCATGAATAACCTTTAGTTTCACCAATACTACAGTCCAAGTTTTCAACCATAAAAAATATATGGACTTTTTACTTCACTGCAACTGTAATTAAACTCTTAGCAACAGCATGCTACAATACAGTATTTTAGGGATAGATCAATGGCGTGTTTTTATGGCGATGTTCAACCATGATGGTTCTGCCTCATTCAGACTCTAGGTGCAAAGAGAGGACATTTCTGCCTGAGAGGTCCACCTCCCTGGTGGCTCTCTCCAGCTTCCCCGGAGCTGGAAACACCTGGGTACGCCACCTGATCGAGCTAGTGACGGGCTACTACACTGGCAGCTTCTACTTCGATGGCGCGCTTTACAACAGAGGTGAGGCTTTGAACACAGCTCAGGTGTTTTGATGGATAATAGCACATACTGGGAATGCTTGATGTTTCCTACTGAAATGTATCATTGTATGTTTTTCAAGTACGCACTAAAATAAATTTGACCTTGGAGCTCTCATAGAGAATTTCCAATGTATGCACTTGTACAGTACTTACAAATAACAATAACAGAAGCTTGATCTTGAGCTTGAATGCTCTGTGACGCATGAGTTTGCGGAGGTTTGATCATCTTGGGTATCTGGGGTTATCTACCAGGTTTCAAAGGGGAGAAGGACTACTGGAAGAGTGGGCGCAGCATCTGTGTGAAGACTCATGAGAgtgggcagagagagatagagatgtttGACTCTGCCATCCTTCTGATCCGTAACCCCTACCATTCCCTCATGGCAGAGTTCAACCGGAAGTGTGCTGGACACCTGGGCCATGCCACAGACGCACAGTGGAGGAGCAAAGGTAACACCACACAACAAGTACAGCTCAGTAGTTAGGGAAATGGACTGGGGGTTATGTGGCAACTAAGGCATGCAAAAACCATTAAGGCATGCAAAAAAACAACACAAAGAGATTGTTGGGTTTTGGTCAACTGTTTGCCTTGAACAAAAATCTGTTTCAAACAGATGTTCATGAATGGTGACAAATGTTCACGTCAGCTGCCATACCTCACTGCATAGACTCTGAACGTGAGATGTCAGCATTGTCTCGACACAGCACACACTGAtaagatacactacattaccaaaagtatatggacaccttctcatcaaacatctcattccaaagtcatgggaattaatatggagttggtccccactttgctgctataagagcctccactcttctgtgaaggctttccactattgttgcggggacttgcttccattcagccacaagagcattagtgaggtcgagcactgatgttgggcgattaggtctggctcgcagtcgggctctgtgcaggccagttcttccacatcgatctcgacaaaacatttctgtatggacctcgctttgtgcatgggggcattgccatgctgaaacaggaaagggccttccccaaactgttgccacaaagttggcagCACAAAATCatctagaatgccattgtatgctgtagtgttaagatttcccttcactggaactaaggggcctagtccaaatcatgaaaaacagccccagaccactattcctcctccaccaaactttacagttgggacaggtagcgttctcctggcatccgtcaaacccagattcatccatcggactgccagatggtaaaacgtgatttatcactccagagaacgcgtttccactgctccagagttcaatggcggcgagctttacaacactccagccgacggttggcattgcgcatggtgatcttaggcttgtgtgcggctgctcggccatggaaaccgatTTCATGAAGCTACCGATGAACAGTTtgtgtgctgacgttgcttccagaggcagtttggaactcggtagtgagtgttgcacccgaggacagacgatttttacgtgctacacgcttcagcactccacggttccgttctgtgagcttgtgtagcctaacatttcgtggctgagccattgttgctcctagaagtttccaataacagcacatacaggtaaccgggcagctctagcagggcagaaatgtgatgaactgacttgttggaaaggtggcatcctatgacagtgtcacgttgaaagtcactaagctctttagtaaggccattctactgccaatgtttgtctatggagattgcatggctgtgtgctcaattttatgcacctgtcagcaacggttgtggctgacatagccgaatccactaatttgggtgtccacatacttttgtatatatagtgtacctcttttccccctctcctctgtttaCTTCAGAATGGCCAGAGTTTGTTGACAGCTACGCCTCCTGGTGGGCGTCCCACGCTCTGAGCTGGCTGCAGTTTGGCCGTCGCCTGCTGGTGTTACACTACGAGGACCTGCAGAGGGCGCTCTTCCCCCAGCTCCGGCTCCTCACCTTGTTCCTCAACGCCACCGTGATGGAGGAGAGGCTGATGTGTGCCCAGAACAACCAGGACGGCCATTTCAAACGCTCTGGGGGGGCCCAGCGGCCCTCCTTCGACCCCTTCACAGCGGAGATGAGGAGCACCATCGATTCCTACATCCACACGGTGGACCAGGCCCTGAGGGACAGGAACTACAACGGCCTGCCACACAACTACTAACCCAGATGATCACCAGCTCATCCACACTAAAGCCCGAAAGGACATGACAACAAATGAAGGGGGAAGGTGCAATCTCTGCCACCACTCCAAGGGGAGTTGTCCAGTCAACTCATTGGCATGGTTGGGTGAAAGTTTTTAGATGTGTTGAAGAATTCTGTcagctacaaaacatttccagaaGAGTGGCTCAGAGGGTAAGTGACTGTATGAACACACCAATGGGTAATTGTTTGATGCACTTGACATGTCCAATCCACTGTGAATGGCTGCAGAGAGTTGTGGAGTAACATTGAGTTAGACTTTAGTGTGAACTGTCAGTTTCACTGGGATGAAGACATTGCTGAACATTACAGCTCCTGCTGAAAGTGACACATTCCCCTTTTTACTGCAGGCATTGTGAGTATGGAGCAAGTGCCTGTCTGCACAAACAATTCAATCAAGCATTGTAGACTGTGAGGCCTTTAGCTTGTAATGGAATCTTTCGGTCGTTTGAAATTGTTTGGGATTTGTTTTGTAATGTTTCATATCAGTTTTACTGATAGAGGGCGGTTAAACAGAAAACATGCCATCCAACAATGTAATCTGGTTGTTGTATTGGACTTTTGTTAATTACATTTCCTAAGTTTAACTCTATTGTCAGGTTTTTCATTACTGGTTGAATGATGACTCATATCTTGTTTGTGGTAGTCAGTGGGTAGTGAAACTGAGGTGTTCGGTCTTATGCAGGCTTTTTTTTTGTAGCAGTTTGTAAGTGCCTTCCATTTCTCTGAGAGATGTAAAGTGACATTGTACTGGGTAAACAGCCCTTTCGTAGCACTGTGTACCATATCTTGTACAAATTGTGGCTGGTCTAATAGCTTTGGTCTAATTTGGTCTAGTAGCTTTCCCATGTTTATAAGGGGAGAGTGTACCGCTTGAGAATAGAATACAGACACATGAATTCAAGATATTTTCCCAAATTATCATTTTTAATCGCATGCTTAATGTTCAGTCTGTTACTGCAAACAACAAGTCAACACATTGGGAAGATAATAGCCAGAAAGGAATTTGAAGATAGACAAACAAACAATTGGTCATATTAATGAATCTAAAAGCTGGATCCATGCACAGACAGACGGCAGCACTGGCATCTGTTTATGTAGATTAGTGGCATAGTTGTGTAACAAAACAAACACAGACTAATTAGAAAATAAATATGGTGCGACTCTCTGGCTGTCTGCCATTGTGTTTGGCTGATGACAGAATATAAAGAATTTCACACAAAGACAACAGAAAACTAATCAACTCATTGAACCCTATCatttaaattagatttttttttttttttttggggtgtgTGAGTTACAATGCATTTGCATATTGATGTGGGCTCTAAGACACTAAGTCAAGATGTTGAAACACTTCCTATCAAAACCCTCAATGATACTATTAACCCATCTGTCAAAAGGCTGAGTCTGTAACTCATTGTCATTACAACATCTAACCCTGGCACAAGGGTGACAACTATAGTGTAACTAGCTCATTGAACTATAGTCAGCTCAATGCATTGCTCTCAATGTGTTTTCAAATGCAGCTTTTCTTTTTCAGAGGTGTCGTTTATTGGTTTAATCCAAAAGAAAAAACTTTGGGATTATAAAAtcaaggcctagattcaatcagatcaagcgttaacctgCAATGGCCGACtcccgcatagctgatgttttggcagGGTCGGACgtgtaactgcgttggagctgtcaaatcggtgagcagctgctcttgatcattgttACGAAGCCACACGTGTCCCACTCAcattagaagttcagaacgagaaagtgtaggctatatagaaataatgacactcaaattgaaaatcattaaacaaaataatgaaGATTTCTATCAGCATAATCGAGaattccagtgttcgaacttgtaaacaaggctacATGGGAATTCTCTTAATGCGACTCTGTGCAGCCAATGGAAATGTccactttaggtataatgccaggatctgcttgtggatttgacagctctaatgctgttccacctccgacaccgcctaaacaaccgctatgcggatgtcggctaaagcggatctAATTAAATAGAGTAACAGCTAAGTTCTAAGAGCACTGTCTACTGTAAAATCAAGGGTTTTggattaaagctggaatccttagttgctatATCCATTTTTGGACATATAAATtaatgatacagtgccttcacatatcttcataccccttgacttattccacattttgttgtgttacagcctgaattcaaaatggatacaattataattttttctcagccatctacacacaataccccataatgactaagtgaaaacatgtttttggaatattttttaaattgattgaaaatgaaatacagaaatatatcatttacatacagtggggagaacaagtatttgatacactgccgattttgcaggttttcctacttacaaagcatgtagaggtctgtaattttttatcataggtacacttcaactgtgagagacggaatctaaaacaaaaatccagaaaaacacattgtatgatttttaagtaattaatttgcattttattgcatgacataagtatttgatcacctactaaccagtaagaattccggctctcacagacctgttcgtttttcattaagaagccctcctgttctccactcattacctgtattaactgcacctgtttgaactcgttacctgtataaaagacacctgtccacacactcaatcaaacagactccaacctctccacaatggccaagaccagagagctgtgtaaggacatcagggataaaattgtagacctgcacaaggctgggatgggctacaggacaataggcaagcagcttggtgagaaggcaacaactgttggcgcaattattagaaaatggaagaagttcaagatgatggtcaatcagcctcggactggggctccatgcaagatctcacctcgtggggcatcaatgatcatgaggaaggtgagggatcagcccagaactacacggcaggacctggtcaatgacctgaagagagctgggaccacagtctcaaagaaaaccattagtaacacactacgccgtcatggattaaaatcctgcagcgcacgcaaggtccccctgctcaagccagcgcatgtccaggcccgtctgaagtttgccaatgaccatctggatgatccagaggaggaatgggagaaggtcatgtggtctgatgagacaaaaatatagcttttggtctaaactccactcgccgtgtttggaggaagaagaaggatgagtacaaccccaagaacaccatcccaaccgtgaagcatggaggtggaaacatcattctttggggatgcttttctgcaaaggggacaggacgactgcaccgtattgaggggaggatggatggggccatgtatcgcgagatcttggccaacaacctccttccctcagtaagagcattgaagatgggtcgtggctgggtcttccagcatgacaacgacccgaaacacacagccagggcaactaaggagtggctccctaagaagcatctcaaggtcctggagtggcctagccagtctccagacctgaacccaatagaaaatctttggagagagctgaaattccgtattgcccagcgacagccccgaaacctgaaggatctggagaaggtctgtatggaggagtgggccaaaatccctgctgcagtgtgtgcaaacctggtcaagacctacaggaaacgtatgatctctgtaattgcaaacaaaggtttctgtaccaaatattaagttctgcttttctgatgtatcaaatactaatgtcatgcaataaaatgcaaattaattacttaaaaatcatacaatgtgattttctggatttttgttttagattctgtctctcacagttgaagtgtacctatgataaaaattacagacctctacatgctttgtaagtaggaaaacctgcaaaatcggtagtgtatgaaatacttgttctccccactgtaagtattcacacccctgaatcaataatttgtagaagcacctttggcacctttggtgattacagctgtgagtctttctggataagtctctaagagctttccacacctggattgtgcaacattttcccattattcttttcaaaattcttcaagctctgtcaaattgtttgttgatcattgctagacaacaattttcaggtcttgccatagattttcaagcagatttaagtcaaaactgtaactcggccactgaggaacattcactgtcttcttggtaagcaacttcagtgtagatttgtccttgtgttttagtttattgccctgctgaaaggtgagttcatctcccagtgtctggtggaaagtagactgaaccaggttttcctctaggattttgcctatgcttagctccattccaggTTTTTTAAATCCTGAAAAACCAGTCCTTacagattacaagcatacccataacatgattaaTTGTTATGgttttgatggcacaagcgggaagcccagccaacagcgagttgcagtagtccagacgggagaggacaagtgcctggattaggacctgcgccgcttcctgtttGAGGTAGGATTGTACTCAACGGATGTTGTACAGCGttaacctgcaggagcgggtcactgcttagatgtttgcagagaacgacagggtgttgtccagggtcatgccaaggttctgtgtactctgggagggtgacactgtggagttgtcaaccgtgatggagaggtctttgagcaggcaggcctttcccgggaggaagaacAGTTccatcttgtcgaggttgagcttgaggtggtggaccgacatccaagttgagatatctaCCATGCACGCAGAgttgcgtgtcgccacctgggtgtcagaagggggaaggagaaaagtagttgagtgtcatccgcatagcaatgataggagagaccatgtgaggatatgacggagccgagtgacttggtgtatagagagaagaagagagggccTATAACCgagccctgagggacaccagtAATGAGAGTACGTGGTATAGACACAGATCCTCTTCActtcacctggtaggagcggcctgccagataggatgcaatccaagagtgtgcagagcctgagtcgcccagccctgagagggtggagaggaggatctgatggttcacagtgttgaaggcagtggatagatctaggaggatgagaacagaggatagagagtcagctttggcagtgcagagagcctccgtgacacagagaagagcagtctcagttgaatgacccgtcttgaagcctgactggttagggtcaagaagattgttctgagagagataacgagaaagttgatcagagacagcacgctcaagtgttttggaaagaaaagaaagaaaggatacaggtctatagtttttgatgtcagatgagtcgagtgtaggtttcttgaggaggggagcaactcgggccattttgaagtcagagggatgagttgatgagggaagtgaagaatgggagaaggtctccagagatggtctggagaagggaggaggggatggggtcaagcgagCAGGTTGTCGGGCAGCCAGACTTCACTAGtcgcaagagagagaggggagaaagaggtcaaggcgtagggtagttctgtgtgagtgagaccagtggactcaataggctgagtgaatgaatagcggatgtcgtcaacgttcttttcaaagtggttgacaaagtcgtccgcagagagggaggaggagggggtggagaattaaggagggaggagaaggtggaaactagtttcctagggttagaggcagaagcttgacatttagagtggtagaaagtggctttagcagtggataCAGAGGAAAATAAGGTAGAGAGGAGTGAAACGATGATAGGTCCTCCGAAAGTTAtttttcctccattttcgctcagctgcccacagccctgttctgtaagctcgcaatgagtcactcagccacggagcaggaggggaggatcgAGCCAGCTGGGacgaaaggggacagtgcgagtcaaagaatgtggaaagggaggagagtagggtcgaagaggcataatcaggagacaggagggaggaggataaagcagaagggagagatgataggatagaagaggagacagtagtgggagagagttaagattgcgacggcgcatgaccatctgggtacgggctgagtggttagggttggaggaaagggagacagaaaaggaaacaaagtagtgatctggaggggggttgcagtgagattagtaggcgagcagcctctagtaaagatgaggtcaagcgtattgcctgccttgtgatttggaggggattgggaaagggtgagttcaagaggcaaggaggggaaagagagttggaaagaaatgaatcgaaggcagacgtcaggaggttgaagtcgccaagtacaaagagcggtgagccatcgtcaggaaatgacCTCAAGgagtcaagctcattgaggaactctccaagggcacctgatgggcgatagatgacaataatCCTAaacttgagtggacaagtgacagtgacagcatggaattcaaatgatggacagttgagagagggagaaaatacaaaatctccacttaggagaaattaGTAGACCTGTGCCACcgcgacgaccagatgctctcggactatgagagatGATGCTCTCGGACAGAtgaagaaagagcagctggagtagtagtgttctctggggtgatccatgtctctttcagggccaaaaagtcaagggactgaagggcagcataggctgagatgaactctgtgttctgtaaagcctacagggagaggagcgaacAGGTATAGAAAGCACACACATAGTTGACAAAGCTACAAAATACCAAATTAGATAATCTgtaaataactaggtaagatactcaagtgagagagtggtgtggagccttcctctctttccttcctcgaaCAACTCTGCAGAACCGTCTTTGTTTCGGCGACGGTCTGACACGACCGTTGGTTACAGCTGCCGCTGAAGAATTaacactaattgctaattgcctagcagaggtggagagcacacctccctgtactaattacTGATTGCTTAAGAGAGGTGAAACGTctccccctccaatacagccactgattaccaaaacaagtcacaaattgccctgcgccttgatcctggttgatgtgtcagcAACTATCTGCTaattatgagcagtcagcagttcacacaccaagtaggccaCTGGGAAGACAAGCAGCACTTAAAGTAGgtggccctagctagcaaaaagacagtactagaacagataaagacaaaataaatgataattatcactcctggagatatcaggagtcctctagctatgGAATGAAGCCCTTTAAGAATATAACtttaatgcctcatgagcttagttcaactgtcataccccatcagaacccaaattacaagcttgttttactccaatgtttgtaaacaatgtaaatgtaaacaaacacagtttagcctcaaaacatggttaaaactataattttgatatcatggctGGTCAGTccctgcatccatagctctgtctatgaatttgagagtggttacatttctccaggcccatccctcagctttttaccaaaacacagACAGGgtgacagctttgttattgtttcaattaaggattctagctttaaggaTACTCTACTCTAAAACTTTCTAAAAGCATTTAGAGAAAAGTTGCCCACGGTAAGTCTAATAAATTATGCATCTTTGGAAAAAAGTAAAGTATGAGAAGCATTTCTCAGGGGGATGCTCATTAGGGGTGCAGAGTGAACTATAGTAATTAATTACAACCAAAACTCTGACAGCACTTAATTGCTGCGTCCAGAGTGACAAGTGTGTAGTCGGCCCATCATGTTGATTGCCTTAGCTACTAGAACAGGTCTGTCTGTCATCTCACTGTTCTTTCTCTCAGCAACACTTTATAGTGTGAATAATTGGGttaaaatgaaagctgaaatagtGAAGCGGAGGCATTATGGACCCCCTGTGTGGTAGCCTGCCAAACAGCTCTATTGGACTGACAGGGGGTCTGTTTTGAATTGACGCACCAAACGGACGACTCCATCTGCTAAATAACATGTGACACTAAAACCCACAGGAACAGTCAACATGGTGACAACAAAACGCTTCCCAATCCCTTTCTCCACAGCCAGAGAGAACATTTCCTTCTGTTTCTCACATTGAGGATTTGTTTaacttttttgtatttttttaaagctATTTTGttacatgtacagtacattattCATGCATTTTACATACATGTTACTTTGATACACAGTATTacatgacatacagtacatatagttTGATATACACGTCACATTAAATGGTACTCAGACATATCCGGTGTACATGATATGGTGTTTTCAGTCCTGGTTATTACAGATCATAAGCTTTTAATCCCAGCTCTCAGCTACACTCAGCCCATCACACCTATCTCCGTAGATCACCCTCTCTTgatttccatgtgccatatatttttcaactgtgctgtgatgtcttTCTAATCtcatagtatccacagattgtaTATTAAAGATGAATATATTTGCTAagactattattatattattaattgattgactatggctttccaaattgCCCAACAGTGCTATTTGTAGGGTTACTTTTTTAGGTAGTAGTTTTTCAGCCACTGCTGAACCTGAGACCATAAACAAGCTACATGggggcaataccagaataaatgatATAATGATTATCTgtttcttcgcagcaaaatctgcagagctgagatggttgtatgccccatatacTGCATATAACActttgttggtggcaagaattgtttataataatttaaattgaaaaacttgaAGTGTTGAATCAAGctttgttttgtgtatcagttaaTAAACCATGTGCCGTAGAATCAGAACATTGATAATCTCTTCCCAGTTATTTTGCAACCTGCAGCTATCAACATTTTGGTCCTCAAATGAATCTGGTATATTTTTCTATTGATGACCATTTTTTTCAGCAAATGTTGGTCTTTAATATAAGGCAGAcaaacaagttccctaccttctcccccttccacttgcctcctccatttctGTGATagtgctgcaatcagttggttgtaacttTGGATAGAGAAAACATTCCCATATATTTTGTTAGCTttatgtgtgacataactccaccattcctatgCATAATATCATTAATAAAGATTTTTTTTAATACCTTTTTTCCATAAATAATGTTTTTTCTAAAAACCaatcagtatacagtggggagaacaagtatttgatacactgccgattttgcaggttttcctacttacaaagcatgtagaggtctgtaatttttatcataggtacagttcaactgtgagatacggaatctaaaacaaaaatccagaaaatcacattgtatgatttttaagtaattaatttgcattttattgcatgacataagtatttgatcacctaccaaccagtaagaattccggctctcacagacatgttagtttttctttaagaagccctcctgttctccactcattacctgtattaactgcacctgtttgaactcgttacctgtataaaagacacctgtccacacactcaatcaaacagactccaacttctccacaatggccaagaccagagagctgtgtaaggacatcagggatacaattgtagacctgcagaaggctgggatgggctacaggacaataggcaagcagcttggtgagaaggcaacaactgttggcgcaattattagaaaatggaagaagttcaagatgacggtcaatcagcctcggtctgggg
This window encodes:
- the LOC121574325 gene encoding WSC domain-containing protein 1-like is translated as MALPAPPAAVRAARGLGMRARSRWAAPQGVLGGVGGIKTGRHWPTSRHLGVQHLHRRWFHGLMPDTQEQMGSLQSNTRHKGTYMGCFMHDANEQALGGTVLYDLRKMTSSLCQDTCSESGYLFAGLEYGAECHCGNRISSSRAQEEDCSLVCRGERGERGVPCGGVGRLSIYKVEEQLPGQRKFRNVRYGGCFKVPKNTTNTFSVYSFQPNSTSQSCIETCTDKELPLAVLRKPHCYCAWVSSLFRLSQRLPLDQPCLETNGTEHTDASISTSPTDQDYYQVYQTPVLDSRCKERTFLPERSTSLVALSSFPGAGNTWVRHLIELVTGYYTGSFYFDGALYNRGFKGEKDYWKSGRSICVKTHESGQREIEMFDSAILLIRNPYHSLMAEFNRKCAGHLGHATDAQWRSKEWPEFVDSYASWWASHALSWLQFGRRLLVLHYEDLQRALFPQLRLLTLFLNATVMEERLMCAQNNQDGHFKRSGGAQRPSFDPFTAEMRSTIDSYIHTVDQALRDRNYNGLPHNY